One genomic segment of Clostridium saccharoperbutylacetonicum N1-4(HMT) includes these proteins:
- a CDS encoding metallophosphoesterase, which produces MILEKKLAKKRLTEAYNNAKIEYFDDNSKYIFFSDCHRGDSTPSDEFAKNQNIFLFALEFYFNNGYTYVEVGDGDELWEHSNFKHIRLAHDDVYSILKKFFNSDRLIMLYGNHNIQLKYKNFVEKNYYKFYDDYNEEEIELFPNLQVHESVVFKHKDTGQEILTVHGHQGDIMNDKIWFFTRLTVRYFWRFLHSVGFINPASPVKSSEKIHKIERIYSNWIKTNKIMIICGHTHRPHFPKVNEIPYFNDGSCVRASGIQGIEIVNGQIMLIEWKIRTSSNGSLHIKRKILRGPEPIGTFDLRTSSC; this is translated from the coding sequence ATGATATTAGAAAAGAAGCTAGCAAAAAAAAGATTAACAGAAGCTTATAATAACGCCAAAATTGAATACTTTGATGACAACTCTAAATATATATTTTTCAGCGATTGTCATAGAGGCGATAGTACCCCATCTGATGAATTTGCAAAAAATCAAAATATCTTTTTATTTGCATTAGAATTCTATTTTAATAATGGTTATACTTATGTTGAAGTTGGCGATGGAGATGAACTTTGGGAACATTCTAATTTTAAACACATAAGACTTGCACATGATGATGTATATTCTATATTAAAAAAGTTTTTCAATTCTGATAGATTGATTATGCTATATGGTAATCATAACATACAGTTAAAATATAAAAATTTTGTAGAAAAGAATTATTATAAATTTTATGATGATTATAACGAAGAAGAAATAGAATTATTCCCCAACCTCCAAGTACATGAGTCAGTAGTTTTTAAGCATAAAGATACAGGCCAAGAAATATTAACTGTTCATGGTCATCAAGGAGATATAATGAATGACAAGATATGGTTTTTTACTAGGCTCACAGTAAGATATTTTTGGAGATTTCTTCACTCTGTAGGATTTATAAACCCTGCAAGTCCTGTAAAAAGTTCAGAAAAGATTCATAAAATTGAACGTATTTATAGTAATTGGATTAAAACTAACAAAATTATGATCATCTGCGGGCATACCCATAGACCTCATTTTCCAAAAGTGAATGAAATACCTTACTTCAATGACGGCTCATGTGTTAGAGCAAGTGGAATACAAGGCATTGAGATAGTAAATGGACAAATAATGTTGATTGAATGGAAGATTAGAACTTCTTCAAATGGAAGTCTTCATATAAAAAGAAAAATATTAAGAGGTCCAGAACCAATTGGAACCTTTGATTTAAGAACAAGTTCGTGTTAA
- a CDS encoding EFR1 family ferrodoxin (N-terminal region resembles flavodoxins. C-terminal ferrodoxin region binds two 4Fe-4S clusters.) — MKVLYFTATGNNLYVAKKIGGESYSIPKLMKQGQFEFEDEKIGIVFPSYYGGVPRIVEEFLDKVKLKSEYIFAVVSFGSFSGAVIPELLEIGKRNQIQFSYINEILMVDNYLPVFDMDKEMKKEPKKNIEESLAQIIKDIQNEKVYIKRHATVIRFIEAIIKKFHSSTKGNPEYDKNFYVEDACNSCKICEKVCPVNNINVDTEPVYKGNCEHCLACINHCPQNAIRLKGERSKTRFINKNIALKEIIDSNS; from the coding sequence ATGAAAGTATTATATTTTACAGCAACAGGTAATAATTTGTATGTGGCTAAGAAAATTGGAGGGGAAAGTTATTCTATTCCTAAATTAATGAAACAAGGACAATTTGAGTTTGAAGATGAAAAGATTGGTATTGTATTTCCGAGTTATTATGGAGGGGTTCCTAGAATTGTTGAGGAGTTTTTAGATAAAGTTAAACTAAAAAGTGAGTATATTTTTGCGGTAGTGTCATTTGGATCTTTTTCAGGAGCAGTCATACCTGAGCTTTTAGAAATTGGAAAAAGAAATCAAATCCAGTTTTCATACATTAACGAAATACTTATGGTTGACAATTACCTTCCAGTGTTTGATATGGATAAAGAGATGAAAAAAGAGCCAAAGAAAAATATAGAAGAAAGTCTTGCCCAAATAATCAAAGATATCCAAAATGAAAAAGTATATATCAAAAGACACGCTACAGTTATAAGATTTATTGAAGCAATAATAAAAAAGTTTCATTCTAGTACTAAGGGGAATCCTGAATATGATAAGAATTTCTATGTAGAAGATGCCTGTAATAGCTGCAAAATTTGTGAGAAAGTTTGCCCAGTAAATAATATTAATGTAGATACTGAACCTGTTTATAAAGGAAATTGTGAGCATTGTTTAGCATGTATTAATCATTGTCCACAGAATGCTATTAGGCTAAAAGGTGAAAGAAGTAAAACTAGATTCATTAATAAAAATATTGCATTGAAAGAAATAATAGATTCAAATAGCTAG
- a CDS encoding TetR family transcriptional regulator, translated as MQQKTDLRVIKTRANIRNTFIELLSEKDFNEITIQNILNKALINRSTFYKHYSDKYELAEQLINEIMKNVTSFSNERFSDMNKNELFSILYKTYEYLYDQKKTILALWKIKTESLHLYDDCQNLLKENFKQYLIIHNACKDNSLLDYYSTIYSSLVLTTIKWLLTSGKESDIRKILEQIQDTMIDKIFFVK; from the coding sequence ATGCAACAAAAAACAGACTTAAGAGTAATTAAAACACGTGCAAATATTAGAAATACATTTATTGAATTACTTTCTGAAAAAGATTTTAATGAAATTACTATACAAAACATATTAAATAAGGCTTTAATAAATCGTTCTACTTTTTATAAACACTATTCAGACAAATATGAATTAGCAGAACAACTTATCAATGAAATCATGAAAAATGTTACTTCTTTTAGTAATGAACGCTTTAGTGACATGAACAAAAACGAACTTTTTTCTATTCTTTATAAAACCTATGAGTATCTTTATGACCAAAAAAAGACCATTCTTGCATTATGGAAAATTAAAACAGAATCTCTCCACCTATATGATGATTGTCAAAATTTATTAAAAGAAAATTTCAAACAATATCTAATAATTCATAATGCCTGCAAAGACAACTCTTTATTAGACTACTATTCAACCATTTACTCCTCTTTAGTACTAACTACAATTAAATGGCTTCTTACTTCTGGCAAAGAATCGGATATTAGAAAAATTCTTGAACAAATTCAAGATACCATGATTGACAAAATATTTTTCGTTAAGTAA
- a CDS encoding DUF429 domain-containing protein yields the protein MNFIGIDVHLHSVVAAVIDENLNIIDVSNVSFEEVINMIHEYLPIVIAIDAPSSLNKGLMNDEEYRKNIGRKINGHYNKKVSEYELSRRGINPFPTPDNIEKVRSRNDLSWMEQGFWLYNNLLDKGYKLLDQNNYVDSMEKGIVEVFPHASFSTLAGQLLQNKNTDEGLNQRWLLLQQLGLNNLDFIMKAVKRKDKDDYLDAIVAAYTGYAISNGKGSFVGDATEGQIALPIRDIKESYKRSKYKEKSIVKEYQDDCSYEYEFLHNDSVLWLKYFTPINNSPKIKEVINIEEGNFSVFAIITNNEGKSAEVELTNMRGKTQGVKVTDKYKSILKEFWGSHGDGITYSIKIIN from the coding sequence TTGAATTTTATTGGTATAGATGTTCATTTACATTCAGTAGTTGCTGCTGTCATAGATGAAAACTTAAATATTATAGATGTTAGTAATGTTTCTTTTGAAGAAGTGATAAATATGATTCATGAATATTTGCCTATTGTAATTGCTATTGATGCTCCATCAAGTTTGAACAAAGGTCTTATGAATGATGAGGAGTATAGAAAAAATATAGGTAGAAAGATAAATGGCCACTATAATAAAAAAGTATCTGAATATGAACTTTCGAGAAGAGGAATAAATCCATTCCCAACACCAGACAATATAGAAAAAGTAAGAAGCAGAAATGATTTATCATGGATGGAGCAGGGATTTTGGTTATATAACAACTTATTAGATAAAGGATACAAGCTCTTAGATCAGAACAATTATGTGGATAGTATGGAGAAGGGGATAGTAGAAGTATTTCCTCATGCATCATTTTCAACTTTGGCAGGACAACTATTGCAAAATAAAAATACTGATGAAGGATTAAATCAAAGATGGTTATTATTACAGCAGTTAGGACTTAATAATTTAGACTTTATTATGAAGGCTGTAAAAAGAAAAGATAAGGATGATTATTTAGATGCAATTGTTGCAGCATATACTGGATATGCAATTAGTAATGGAAAAGGTAGTTTTGTTGGCGATGCTACTGAAGGACAAATTGCTTTACCAATTAGAGATATTAAGGAATCATATAAAAGAAGTAAATATAAAGAAAAATCTATTGTTAAGGAATATCAAGATGATTGTAGTTATGAATATGAATTTCTTCATAATGATAGTGTATTATGGTTAAAGTATTTTACACCAATAAATAATTCTCCTAAAATAAAAGAAGTGATAAATATTGAAGAAGGGAACTTTAGTGTATTTGCTATTATAACAAATAATGAGGGCAAATCAGCTGAGGTAGAATTAACTAACATGAGGGGAAAAACTCAAGGGGTAAAAGTTACTGATAAATATAAAAGCATTTTAAAAGAATTCTGGGGAAGCCATGGTGATGGTATTACATATTCAATTAAGATAATAAATTGA
- a CDS encoding bacteriohemerythrin has protein sequence MEIKWDQNLAVGVDKIDNQHKELFDRMNKLILAMKEGKGKTEVMDTLKFLEDYVVKHFNEEEELQKRNNYPKYETQHKEHEEFKMDLNNFKSMIEKEGLSSASAIKLQNSMSLWWRKHIKDLDMDLGKFLMKV, from the coding sequence ATGGAAATTAAATGGGATCAAAATTTAGCTGTTGGTGTTGATAAAATTGATAATCAGCACAAAGAATTGTTCGATAGAATGAATAAATTAATATTAGCAATGAAGGAGGGGAAAGGAAAGACTGAGGTTATGGATACATTGAAGTTTTTAGAAGATTACGTTGTTAAACATTTTAATGAGGAAGAAGAACTTCAAAAAAGAAATAATTACCCAAAGTATGAGACTCAACATAAGGAACACGAAGAGTTCAAAATGGATTTAAATAATTTTAAGAGTATGATTGAAAAGGAAGGTTTATCTTCAGCTTCAGCCATAAAATTACAAAATAGTATGTCACTTTGGTGGAGAAAACATATAAAGGATTTGGATATGGATTTAGGAAAATTTTTGATGAAGGTTTAA
- a CDS encoding CD3324 family protein, translated as MSYIKATDVLPQELLDLIQKYVEGEYIYIPKKECNKKHWGETTRSKEETSARNADIYKIYQEGTSVKSLSEMYYLSTKSIQKIIFRMKKENQ; from the coding sequence ATGAGCTATATTAAAGCAACAGATGTGTTGCCACAAGAATTATTGGATTTAATTCAAAAATATGTTGAGGGTGAATACATATATATTCCTAAAAAAGAATGCAACAAAAAACATTGGGGAGAAACTACTAGAAGTAAAGAGGAAACTTCTGCGAGAAATGCAGATATTTATAAGATATATCAAGAGGGTACTTCTGTGAAAAGTCTTTCTGAAATGTATTATTTATCCACCAAAAGTATACAGAAAATTATTTTCAGAATGAAAAAAGAAAATCAATAA
- a CDS encoding SMI1/KNR4 family protein, with protein MSEEYKIYLDSFNTNEKIDITRILEVEKELKVKFPADYVDFMEKFNGGEGSVGKEYLIMYKINEIIEVNDDCEVSEYVPGIILFGSNGGGEYFAFDYRESEIKYIIIPSMLDYDDIIIQSVTLKGLFKRLYNGMIFENCFVDEGDK; from the coding sequence ATGAGTGAGGAATATAAAATTTATTTAGATAGTTTTAATACAAATGAAAAGATTGATATAACTAGAATTTTAGAAGTTGAAAAAGAACTAAAGGTTAAATTTCCGGCTGATTATGTGGATTTTATGGAAAAGTTTAATGGCGGAGAAGGTTCTGTAGGAAAAGAGTATTTAATTATGTATAAAATAAATGAAATCATTGAAGTTAATGATGATTGTGAAGTTTCAGAATATGTACCAGGAATTATACTTTTTGGAAGTAATGGTGGTGGAGAGTATTTTGCTTTTGATTATCGTGAAAGTGAAATTAAATACATAATAATTCCGTCTATGCTTGATTATGATGATATCATAATTCAATCTGTTACATTAAAAGGATTATTTAAACGTCTATATAATGGGATGATATTTGAAAATTGCTTTGTAGATGAAGGAGATAAATAG
- a CDS encoding MarR family transcriptional regulator — MIENNIALIANYFWKESINNISNTLSEAQISNFNMNDYYYLTSIYQLGAPKLGDLATKLNLTKPAISALVKRLEKNELIVKTQSKEDKRVYFVSLTNKAIKIIEGDNKLYASLSNVFSDFLTNEEMEIVDNLLQKVVDRFIQL; from the coding sequence ATGATTGAAAACAATATAGCCTTAATTGCAAATTATTTTTGGAAAGAATCTATTAACAATATTAGTAATACTTTATCTGAGGCACAAATTAGTAATTTTAATATGAATGATTACTATTACCTTACATCAATTTATCAACTAGGTGCACCTAAATTGGGAGATTTAGCTACAAAACTTAATTTGACAAAGCCTGCAATTTCAGCATTAGTTAAAAGATTAGAGAAGAATGAATTAATAGTAAAAACTCAATCTAAAGAGGACAAAAGGGTTTATTTTGTGAGCCTTACTAACAAAGCAATTAAAATTATTGAAGGAGATAATAAGTTATATGCAAGTTTATCAAATGTTTTTAGTGATTTCTTAACAAATGAAGAAATGGAGATTGTTGATAATTTATTGCAGAAAGTAGTAGATAGATTTATACAACTGTAA
- a CDS encoding DUF1653 domain-containing protein: MNSREIKIGKKYRHFKGNEYLVLYVAKHSETLEDMVVYQALYGEKGIWVRPLSMFLETKEVDGKIVNRFEVIDN, encoded by the coding sequence ATGAACAGTAGAGAAATAAAAATAGGAAAGAAATATAGACATTTTAAAGGAAATGAATATTTGGTGCTTTATGTGGCAAAACATTCTGAAACCCTTGAAGATATGGTGGTTTATCAAGCTTTGTATGGAGAAAAAGGAATATGGGTTCGACCATTGAGTATGTTTTTAGAGACAAAAGAAGTTGATGGTAAGATTGTAAACAGATTTGAAGTGATTGATAATTAA
- a CDS encoding YvaD family protein, giving the protein MKNLKYFVLITDIGFVIYWFITLFHLIPENLLFKDYTNPILFAWNWSFFPLDMAISITGFLGLYLYRKKSILWKKISLISLVLTVCSGLQAISFWLIRYDFDPIWWIFNSYLLIYPLFFIKGLLIDNCERC; this is encoded by the coding sequence ATGAAAAATTTAAAGTACTTTGTTTTGATTACAGATATAGGATTCGTGATTTATTGGTTTATTACGCTGTTTCATTTAATTCCAGAAAATCTATTGTTTAAAGATTATACTAATCCTATTTTATTTGCATGGAATTGGTCATTCTTTCCGCTTGATATGGCAATTTCTATAACAGGATTTTTAGGGCTATACTTGTATCGTAAAAAGAGTATATTATGGAAGAAAATTAGTTTGATTTCGCTTGTTTTGACAGTATGCTCAGGATTGCAGGCTATTTCATTTTGGTTAATAAGGTATGACTTTGATCCAATCTGGTGGATTTTTAATTCTTATTTGCTTATATATCCATTATTCTTTATAAAAGGTTTATTAATTGATAATTGTGAGAGGTGTTAA
- a CDS encoding alpha/beta hydrolase, which yields MLNNKIIKEKFPVGFYNDLHQDFSINFQMNRFYNWSNDEEMLKEMKKVSPYIHNYEDYINKFLELSEKALKEGKKLRAAYYLRGAEFYISETDPKKQACRKHFISLMQEYFHVKDSQHYKVPYENGFLSAYRFTPEAPKGTFVMFGGFDSYIEEIFSVAMIIKDEGYSVICFDGPGQGATIEDYKISMTHEWEKPVKAILDFFKTDDATLFGLSLGGYLAIRAAAFENRVKCVIADDICADFYQILLRQIPVNLREEFQALMLNQNDQEVNFLIKKLMKESLMLEWAVNQGMHITGTQTPYDFMSEMMLFNTKEISAKVEQDVLLMAAQEDHYIPLNQLFEQSKSLINVRSLTTRMFTRKENAQNHCHVGNIGLSIEVILNWLEQNSKQKTLLINNL from the coding sequence ATGTTAAATAACAAAATAATAAAAGAAAAATTTCCTGTTGGATTTTATAATGATTTGCACCAAGATTTTAGTATAAATTTTCAGATGAATCGCTTTTATAATTGGTCAAATGATGAAGAGATGCTTAAAGAAATGAAGAAAGTTAGTCCATACATTCATAATTACGAAGACTATATTAATAAGTTTCTAGAATTGTCAGAAAAAGCATTGAAGGAAGGAAAAAAATTAAGGGCTGCTTATTACTTGAGAGGAGCAGAATTTTATATATCCGAAACAGATCCGAAAAAGCAAGCTTGTCGTAAACATTTTATTTCATTAATGCAAGAATATTTTCATGTCAAGGATAGTCAACACTACAAGGTTCCTTATGAGAATGGATTTCTTTCGGCTTATCGCTTTACACCAGAAGCGCCAAAGGGAACTTTTGTGATGTTTGGTGGCTTTGACAGCTATATAGAAGAAATATTTTCAGTAGCTATGATAATTAAAGATGAAGGATATAGTGTTATATGTTTTGATGGACCAGGACAAGGGGCTACTATTGAAGATTATAAAATATCTATGACTCATGAATGGGAAAAACCTGTAAAAGCTATATTAGATTTCTTCAAAACTGATGATGCAACTTTATTTGGACTTTCTTTGGGTGGTTATCTTGCAATAAGAGCAGCTGCATTTGAAAATCGAGTTAAATGCGTAATTGCTGATGATATTTGTGCAGATTTTTATCAGATATTGCTAAGACAAATTCCTGTGAATTTAAGAGAAGAGTTTCAGGCTCTTATGTTGAATCAGAATGACCAAGAAGTGAATTTTTTAATAAAAAAATTAATGAAGGAAAGTCTTATGTTGGAATGGGCAGTAAACCAAGGCATGCATATTACAGGAACTCAAACACCTTACGACTTTATGAGTGAAATGATGCTTTTTAATACAAAAGAAATATCAGCAAAAGTAGAGCAGGACGTTCTTTTAATGGCTGCACAGGAAGATCATTATATACCACTTAACCAATTATTTGAACAAAGTAAATCTCTTATAAATGTACGTTCTTTAACAACACGTATGTTTACAAGAAAAGAGAATGCCCAAAATCATTGTCATGTAGGAAACATTGGACTTTCTATAGAGGTTATACTAAATTGGCTAGAACAAAATTCAAAACAGAAGACATTATTGATAAACAACTTGTAA
- a CDS encoding alpha/beta fold hydrolase, with protein sequence MGYYIKVEPNVKIYVEDLNEGADNTILFIHGWPGSHKLFEYQFDVLPKLGYRCIGIDTRGFGESDKPYKGYNFDRLSDDVRCIIDALKLRNITLAGHSTGGAIAVRYMARHKGHGVSKLALFAAAAPSLIKRPNFPYGLDKETVINLIEGTYSDRPKMLQGFGDIFFYQHISEAFSNWFFQLGLQAAGWATAAIANAWINEVFFSDLEEINVPTLIIHGIHDKVVPFELGEIQEKCIKDSKLLPFEFSGHASFYDEKDRFNKELIKFIEE encoded by the coding sequence ATGGGGTACTATATTAAAGTAGAACCTAATGTAAAGATTTATGTAGAAGATCTTAATGAAGGAGCTGATAATACTATTTTATTTATACATGGCTGGCCAGGCAGTCATAAATTATTTGAATATCAATTTGATGTTTTACCAAAGTTAGGATATAGGTGTATTGGTATAGATACAAGAGGTTTTGGAGAGTCAGATAAGCCTTACAAAGGTTATAATTTCGATAGGTTGTCAGATGATGTAAGGTGTATAATTGATGCCTTAAAGTTAAGAAATATAACACTAGCAGGACATTCAACTGGAGGAGCAATTGCTGTAAGATATATGGCACGTCATAAAGGTCATGGAGTATCGAAGTTAGCTCTTTTTGCAGCTGCAGCTCCAAGTCTTATTAAGCGCCCGAACTTTCCTTATGGTTTAGATAAAGAGACGGTTATCAATCTTATTGAAGGAACATACAGTGATAGACCAAAGATGCTTCAAGGGTTTGGAGATATATTTTTCTATCAACATATAAGTGAAGCCTTTTCAAATTGGTTTTTCCAATTAGGATTACAGGCAGCAGGGTGGGCAACAGCAGCAATTGCAAATGCCTGGATAAATGAAGTTTTCTTTTCTGATTTAGAAGAAATAAACGTTCCGACTCTAATTATTCATGGAATTCATGATAAAGTTGTGCCTTTTGAATTAGGAGAGATACAAGAAAAATGCATTAAAGATTCGAAGCTTTTGCCTTTTGAATTTAGTGGACACGCTTCCTTTTATGATGAGAAAGATAGATTTAACAAAGAACTTATTAAATTTATTGAAGAATAA
- a CDS encoding TetR/AcrR family transcriptional regulator: protein MANKYNDTQNKITKESIFTALMILMEKKNFKNISITEVTQKAGVSRMAFYRNYNILEDIISVYLDEIFEEYSNLISNYTEADSYEFTYSFFSHFRKHQKLITNLINSDLNTLILEKSVKFLHSLCNSIACKNHCSIESKKYNNAFIAGGFYNVLMEWSKSGMKESDEAMAKMVYERLIMN from the coding sequence ATGGCAAATAAATACAATGATACTCAAAATAAGATAACAAAAGAAAGTATTTTTACAGCTCTTATGATCTTAATGGAGAAAAAAAACTTTAAAAACATTTCTATCACTGAGGTAACGCAGAAAGCTGGCGTATCTAGGATGGCTTTTTATAGAAATTACAATATATTAGAAGATATTATTAGTGTTTATCTTGATGAAATTTTCGAAGAATACTCTAATCTTATTTCAAATTATACTGAGGCCGATAGCTATGAATTTACATACTCGTTTTTCTCTCACTTCAGAAAACATCAAAAATTAATTACTAATTTAATTAATTCTGATTTAAATACTTTAATACTAGAAAAATCTGTTAAATTCCTCCATTCACTTTGTAATTCTATTGCATGTAAAAATCATTGTTCTATTGAATCTAAGAAATATAACAATGCATTCATAGCAGGAGGTTTTTATAATGTCTTAATGGAATGGAGTAAGAGTGGTATGAAAGAGAGTGATGAAGCTATGGCAAAAATGGTATACGAACGACTTATTATGAATTAA
- a CDS encoding linear amide C-N hydrolase, translated as MCTSFAVYGQEKTIYGMNFDTDEIDLKLKINSYNYKNIFNFSALMENKYIDVAGINSDGLFICTQAVQYSPGFKSSCDENDWFAFDIFDEALKKTRKTSEFFEILNKRVISYPRNPLYPDLGLHTIIADKTGDAFILEEGIDTNIISQINNDFIIMTNFPNGDFKEANYNKVYGIGADRYICAHEYIDNNIHSFGINEAFEILRKTSQENTLCSIVFEPLKNEVYISFKTDLSKKWKISMIEKTIQSLDGLLSNNKIHFTNGEIFVNDLISLYK; from the coding sequence ATGTGTACAAGTTTTGCAGTATACGGTCAAGAAAAAACTATTTATGGTATGAATTTTGATACTGATGAAATTGATTTAAAACTGAAAATTAATAGTTATAATTATAAAAATATTTTTAATTTTTCAGCATTAATGGAAAATAAATACATTGATGTTGCTGGTATTAATAGTGACGGTCTTTTTATCTGTACTCAAGCAGTACAATATAGTCCAGGTTTTAAATCAAGTTGTGACGAAAATGATTGGTTTGCTTTCGATATTTTTGATGAGGCGCTAAAGAAAACAAGAAAAACATCTGAATTTTTTGAAATTCTTAATAAAAGAGTAATCTCGTATCCTAGAAATCCATTATACCCAGATTTAGGGCTACATACTATTATCGCTGATAAAACTGGTGATGCATTTATTCTGGAAGAAGGAATTGATACAAATATAATAAGTCAGATTAATAATGATTTTATTATTATGACTAATTTTCCAAATGGGGATTTTAAGGAAGCAAATTATAATAAAGTATATGGTATAGGTGCTGATAGATATATTTGTGCTCATGAATATATTGATAATAATATTCATAGCTTTGGTATAAATGAAGCCTTTGAAATTTTAAGAAAAACTAGTCAGGAGAATACTTTGTGTTCAATAGTATTTGAACCGTTAAAAAATGAAGTTTATATTAGCTTTAAAACAGATTTAAGTAAAAAATGGAAAATTTCTATGATCGAAAAAACAATTCAATCATTGGATGGACTTTTAAGCAACAATAAAATTCATTTTACAAATGGAGAAATATTTGTGAATGATCTTATTAGCTTATATAAGTGA
- a CDS encoding bacteriohemerythrin — MLIWKNEYSIGVDMIDKQHEHLFDIGNQAYELLKNELRVDKYDEIVQILEDLRQYTKFHFETEENYMAQINYLQLSDQKMEHENFIKKISDIDFRKLDENPNKYLDDILSFVFGWILDHVLNKDKLIAQNQG; from the coding sequence ATGTTAATATGGAAGAATGAATATTCAATAGGCGTTGACATGATTGATAAGCAGCATGAGCATTTGTTTGATATTGGAAATCAAGCATATGAACTATTAAAAAATGAGCTCCGTGTGGACAAGTATGATGAAATTGTTCAAATACTAGAAGATTTGCGTCAATACACTAAATTTCATTTTGAAACAGAAGAAAACTATATGGCCCAAATTAACTATCTTCAATTATCTGATCAGAAAATGGAGCATGAAAATTTTATAAAAAAAATATCAGATATTGATTTTAGAAAGTTGGATGAAAACCCTAATAAGTATCTAGATGATATACTTTCTTTCGTTTTTGGTTGGATATTAGACCATGTTTTGAATAAAGATAAATTAATAGCGCAAAATCAAGGTTAA
- a CDS encoding DMT family transporter, with product MSWIYLILAITFEILGTTLMKLSDGFSNVKYAIAMLIFYVLSLSMLTLALKKLEIGIAYAIWSGVGIVLLSIIGVIFFKESINLPRIIFVSFILIGTIGLNLSR from the coding sequence GTGAGTTGGATTTATTTAATTTTAGCAATAACATTTGAAATTTTAGGAACAACTTTAATGAAGTTGTCAGATGGTTTTTCAAATGTAAAATATGCTATAGCCATGCTTATTTTTTATGTTCTAAGCTTAAGTATGTTAACATTGGCTTTAAAGAAGTTAGAGATAGGAATTGCATATGCAATTTGGTCAGGTGTAGGGATAGTGTTATTATCTATTATTGGAGTTATATTTTTTAAAGAATCAATAAATTTGCCTAGAATAATATTTGTAAGTTTTATCTTGATAGGTACAATTGGATTGAATCTGAGTAGATAA